The Daphnia pulicaria isolate SC F1-1A chromosome 12, SC_F0-13Bv2, whole genome shotgun sequence genome contains a region encoding:
- the LOC124316325 gene encoding guanine nucleotide exchange factor for Rab-3A-like, whose amino-acid sequence MGLSDIMAQPEPMPSGEVVGVVTGHHVPSHSRESSTSSTASAASICSNGGLIQTAEEEHTSPIYTPLSKCSSPTANNIIANHSVELARDAELEQRLEKTRLELEQSRAECGRLAQIRDDVEAEVRELTASLFQEAHVMVNAANVKAAASEKALKEARMQVEVLSAEVEALKTLVLTSTPSQPNAHLHPQLSSSLSSGNIYTNNTPPSLGNGFAGNKSSGGGLKMFTRHRRGTSDCDMKYHHIQGGADLNSPLSSSPENPVRPAGAAADACCLNGGSHLAGTPDNDGCEVDPVLYDELENWRKNPSLEQESSPLMQRLFEEDADRCLDFPQKDLAARVRLAVQDNVIFIEEFATQSTRCALLDTQRPCRYRIKLGDDDQWHTISSLCRNRITAVCDMLTYLRYIQLGLVKSSVDDIYWEMIRLRKRMTLARLGLS is encoded by the exons atGGGCTTGTCGGACATAATGGCCCAACCGGAGCCAATGCCATCCGGCGAGGTCGTCGGTGTCGTGACTGGCCATCATGTGCCAAGTCACAGCCGTGAAAGTTCCACGAGTTCTACGGCCAGCGCCGCCAGCATTTGCAGTAATGGCGGCCTCATCCAGACGGCCGAAGAAGAACACACATCGCCCATCTACACGCCACTTTCCAAATGCTCGTCGCCCACGGCTAATAATATCATAGCCAACCATTCg gtCGAGTTGGCACGAGATGCGGAGCTGGAACAGCGACTGGAAAAAACACGTTTAGAACTGGAACAGAGTCGGGCGGAATGCGGCCGTTTGGCTCAGATCCGAGATGACGTCGAAGCCGAAGTCAGAGAGCTGACGGCCAGTCTCTTTCAG GAGGCGCACGTGATGGTGAACGCGGCCAACGTCAAAGCTGCGGCCTCTGAAAAAGCCCTGAAGGAAGCCCGGATGCAGGTGGAAGTGCTGAGCGCCGAAGTGGAGGCCCTCAAAACTCTGGTGCTGACATCCACGCCCAGTCAGCCCAACGCCCATCTTCACCCGCAACTCTCCAGCTCACTCTCTTCCGGCAACATCTACACCAACAACACGCCGCCGTCGCTGGGCAATGGATTCGCCGGAAACAAGAGCAGCGGCGGAGGATTGAAAATGTTTACCCGACATCGAAGAGGAACGTCCGACTGCGACATGAAATACCATCACATCCAGGGCGGTGCGGATTTGAACAGTCCCTTGTCGTCGAGTCCGGAGAATCCCGTCCGTCCGGCAGGGGCAGCAGCCGACGCTTGTTGTCTCAACGGTGGCAGCCATCTAGCGGGCACTCCCGACAACGACGGTTGCGAAGTCGATCCCGTCCTCTACGACGAGCTGGAAAATTGGCGCAAGAATCCCAGTCTCGAACAGGAATCCAGTCCGCTGATGCAGAGACTTTTCGAAGAGGATGCCGACCGTTGCCTGGATTTCCCTCAAAAGGATTTGGCCGCTAGGGTCCGGCTGGCCGTTCAGGATAATGTCATCTTTATCGAGGAGTTTGCCACTCAATCCAC gAGGTGCGCACTATTGGATACTCAACGGCCGTGTCGTTACCGGATCAAGTTGGGCGACGACGACCAATGGCACACGATATCGTCCTTGTGTCGCAACAGA ATCACGGCCGTTTGTGACATGCTCACTTACTTACGGTACATCCAGCTGGGCCTAGTCAAGTCGTCTGTTGACGATATCTATTGGGAAATGATTCGACTCCGCAAGCGGATGACTTTGGCTCGGCTCGGCctttcctaa
- the LOC124316208 gene encoding protein Pixie-like produces the protein MAAARRKAFEETDKLTRIAIINADKCKPKRCRQECKKSCPVVRMGKLCIEVAPTDRIAVISETLCIGCGICVKKCPFEAITIINLPSNLDSQVTHRYSQNSFKLHRLPTPRAGEVLGLVGTNGIGKSTALKILAGKLKPNLGRFKDPPEWSEILTYFRGSELQNYFTKVLEDDLKTVIKPQYVDQIPKAVKGSVGEMIKRKAESGNEAEMIRILDLGHLTERNIENLSGGELQRFACATVCIQDAHVYMFDEPSSYLDVKQRLNAAKALRSLLHPTKYIVVVEHDLSVLDYLSDFICCLYGIPGVYGVVTVPFSVREGINIFLDGYVPTENLRFREESLVFRVAESATEEEVKRLHHYEYPNMSKTLGDFKLNVNTGSFTDAEIIVLLGENGTGKTTLIRLMAGSLTPDAGSGEIPSLNISYKPQKISPKSQSTVRVLLHDKVRDAYTHPQFVADVMKPLRIEDIIDQEVQNLSGGELQRLAIVLCLGKAADVYLIDEPSAYLDSEQRLVAAKVIKRFILHAKKTAFVVEHDFIMATYLADRVIVFEGQPSIESRANAPQALLPGMNRFLELLAITFRRDPNNYRPRINKENSVKDVEQKRSGNYFFLED, from the exons ATGGCTGCAGCCAGGAGAAAAGCCTTTGAAGAAACAGACAAGCTCACTAGGATAGCCATTATCAATGCGGATAAGTGCAAACCTAAACGTTGCCGTCAGGAATGCAAAAAGTCTTGCCCCGTGGTCCGTATGGGCAAGCTCTGCATTGAGGTAGCTCCTACCGACAGGATTGCTGTCATCTCTGAAACCCTCTGCATTGGTTGTGGTATCTGCGTCAAG AAATGTCCCTTTGAAGCAATTACCATCATCAATTTGCCAAGTAATTTGGACTCTCAAGTTACTCATCGCTACTCCCAAAATTCATTCAAGCTCCACAGACTCCCAACTCCCCGTGCTG gTGAAGTTCTTGGTCTGGTCGGCACAAATGGTATTGGCAAATCCACTGCCCTGAAGATTTTGGCAGGAAAGTTGAAACCCAATTTAGGCCGATTCAAG GATCCTCCAGAGTGGTCCGAGATTCTGACATACTTTCGCGGTTCCGAGctccaaaattattttaccaaaGTTTTGGAGGACGATTTGAAGACGGTGATTAAACCGCAGTACGTGGACCAGATTCCTAAAGCCGTTAAAGGAAGTGTCGGTGAGATGATCAAGCGCAAAGCTGAGAGCGGAAATGAAGCTGAAATGATACGAATTCTtg atCTTGGACACTTGACCGAAAGAAATATCGAAAATTTATCTGGTGGAGAGTTGCAGCGTTTTGCTTGCGCCACTGTCTGCATCCAAGACGCTCACGTTTACATGTTCGACGAGCCGTCGAGTTACTTGGACGTGAAACAGCGTCTGAACGCCGCCAAGGCTCTGCGTTCCCTGTTGCATCCGACCAAGTACATTGTCGTCGTCGAACACGACTTGTCGGTTCTGGACTACTTGTCCGATTTCATCTGCTGCCTCTACGGAATTCCTGGTGTCTATGGTGTGGTGACGGTCCCGTTCTCGGTCCGCGAAGGCATCAACATTTTCCTCGACGGTTACGTGCCAACGGAGAATTTGCGTTTCCGCGAGGAATCGCTCGTCTTCCGTGTGGCCGAATCGGCCACCGAGGAAGAAGTCAAGCGACTTCATCATTACGAATATCCCAACATGAGCAAAACACTCGGCGATTTCAAATTGAACGTCAACACTGGATCCTTTACCGACGCCGAAATTATCGTCCTCCTCGGCGAAAATGGAACAG GCAAGACAACCCTGATTCGGTTGATGGCTGGTTCACTGACACCGGACGCTGGATCTGGTGAAATTCCATCTCTCAATATTAGTTACAAACCGCAAAAGATTAGCCCCAAATCGCAAAGTACCGTCCGCGTTCTACTCCACGACAAAGTTCGCGATGCTTACACCCATCCGCAG TTCGTGGCGGACGTGATGAAGCCGTTGAGAATTGAAGACATTATCGACCAGGAGGTTCAGAATTTGTCTGGTGGTGAGCTCCAGCGTTTGGCCATCGTCTTGTGTTTGGGTAAAGCCGCTGATGTTTACCTCATCGACGAGCCGTCTGCCTATCTCGATTCCGAACAGCGTCTAGTAGCTGCCAAAGTTATTAAAAG ATTTATTCTGCACGCCAAGAAGACGGCGTTCGTGGTCGAGCACGATTTCATCATGGCCACTTATTTGGCTGACCGCGTCATCGTTTTTGAGGGCCAACCTTCAATCGAGTCAAGAGCCAACGCTCCTCAAGCTCTTCTGCCCGGCATGAACCGCTTTCTCGAGCTGTTGGCCATTACGTTCCGCCGAGATCCCAACAACTACCGGCCACGAATCAACAAGGAGAACTCCGTCAAG GACGTGGAGCAGAAGAGATCGggcaattactttttcttggaAGATTAG
- the LOC124316472 gene encoding heat shock protein 83-like gives MVLPEEVEKPVVPELPKESADEKGDAPKAESTEPVLSNVEIKKRIVQAEDEELKSRLAHRLRFRTSSLNTSTLGEYVQRMVDEQIDIYYMVGRSPQQLARSPFVRRFVKAGLEVIYMTDPILDELTVKKMGRRYGKFRLVSVNSEAIELPELSNQKSDRIKRKREALDEFMPLCKRLKSVYSHDIHKIVISNTLVESSCAMVPSHEIPDEEDEPSYTVNAEWGRIRLEINPDSDSLRLLCLQARLLEKKQEQFDDLVKFLFGPATTEDSLVIEQPCSPFSDDSCSDLSEIY, from the exons ATGGTGTTGCCAGAAGAAGTAGAGAAGCCAGTCGTTCCTGAGCTGCCCAAAGAATCAGCAGACGAGAAGGGTGATGCACCAAAAGCTGAAAGTACTGAACCTGTGCTGTCGAATGTCGAAATCAAGAAAAGGATCGTGCAAGCCGAAGACGAAGAATTGAAAAGTCGACTGGCTCATCGATTAAGATTTCGCACATCGTCTCTCAACACGTCGACTCTTGGCGAATACGTTCAACGCATGGTGGATGAGCAAATTGACATTTACTACATGGTTGGACGCAGCCCTCAACAATTGGCCCGGTCCCCATTTGTTCGTCGGTTCGTTAAAGCTGGTCTCGAAGTTATTTACATGACCGATCCGATTCTGGACGAATTGACGGTCAAGAAGATGGGCAGACGCTACGGTAAATTCCGTTTGGTTTCAGTCAACTCTGAAGCCATTGAGCTGCCCGAATTATCCAATCAAAAGTCTGATCGTATCAAACGCAAACGCGAAGCCTTGGACGAATTCATGCCACTTTGCAAACGTCTCAAATCGGTTTACTCTCACGACATCCACAAAATTGTCATTTCCAATAcg TTGGTGGAGAGTTCGTGCGCCATGGTTCCCAGCCATGAAATTCCTGATGAAGAGGACGAACCTTCGTACACGGTCAATGCCGAGTGGGGTCGCATCCGTTTGGAGATAAATCCCGATAGCGATTCGCTTCGTTTGCTTTGCCTTCAGGCTCGTCTTTTGGAGAAGAAACAGGAGCAGTTTGACGATTTGGTCAAGTTTCTCTTCGGCCCTGCCACCACCGAAGATTCTCTAGTCATCGAACAGCCCTGCTCGCCTTTCAGCGACGATTCGTGTAGCGATTTGAGCGAAATTTATTGA